DNA from Gramella sp. MAR_2010_147:
TGAGTTAAGTATTGGTATAGGTCCTTTTGTGATCGCTCCCGCTGTAGAAAGGAAAATGGGCGTGGATTCTCTGGCAGAATTAACTCTTGGAGCTCATGAATGGAAAAATGCCTATTGGGCCAAAGAAAAAGGATTATATGCCAAGATTTTTGAATCGATTAAGGATCTGGATCTGGAAATTGAATTATTTACTGAAAAGCTGGCTTCCTACAATCCGCAGGCTCTGTTGGAAATGAAAAAAATCCTTTGGAAGAATACGGAAAACTGGACACAGTTACTGGAAGAAAGAGCGGCAGTTTCAGGGGAATTGGTACTTTCAGATTTCACTAAAAAAGCCCTGGCTAAATTTAAAAAATAGTGATCTGGTCATCCTGAATTTAGTTCAGACAGATTTTGTATTATTCGAAGAACTAAAAACTCTGAAAAAACTTCAGAATGACGTAATTTTAAATGTGATAAAATTAAGTAATAGACATGCTACAATTCTTACAGATCTCTGATGGTGACAGAGCTTACCAGATGGGTTATGATTTAGGCAGTTTTATTGGAGATAACCTATTTCTAATCCTGGGTCTTATCATTGGAATTATAGTGGCCATTGTGATGAGAAAAACTTTTAAAACTAAACCGTGATGCAGGAACATTTACCAAAAGATAAGGATCCCAATGAAGTACAGGAGTGGGGATGGACCATTCAGGAATTTGTAATTGAAAATTTCTGGTATTTACTGGCTATTCTAATACTGCTCGGCCTTTTCTTTTTCGCTCGTCACCGTTGGAATGTTAGAAATTCACGAAAATATAAGAATTAATGGATCAGGACACCTGGGAATTTTTCAGCTTTTTAAGTGGGATGGGATTATGGCTGGTTTTAGCACTGGTACTAATCGGAGTCTTTATTTATAAGAAATTCAGAAAATAATTACCTTGTTTTTAGCCAACCGGTGATACTCAGTCGGGGAACTTTTACAGGTTTCACCTCATGTTCCAGCTCCTGACTTTCGAAAATCACCACTCGTCCCGGAAACGGGTAGATATTCAGTTGTTTTTCCTGTCCGTTTTCCTGGGTATAGATCGCAAGTTCACCTCCATTCTCAGGTTTCCAGTCTTCCGTGTTCAGATAACAGACCATAGATAACTTTCTCCTCCCATCATTTTGAAAGGTATCCAGATGCCTCTTGTAAAACGTACCTTCAGGATAAACCGCATAATGAAACTCTTTGGTAAGAATTCCCATAAAACAGGTCCTGTTTAAATACTCCACTAAGGAATTAATCTTGTTGAAATAAGTTTTTTCTGCTTCTCCCGCTTCCGCTTCATTGATCCAGAGAATAAAATCACCGCGAATAGACTTTTCAATTACCTCACTGGTCCTGTTTCCAATCGCTGCTTTTTTAAAATTATCCTCTTCATATTTATTAATTAGTTGTTTCCGGAGAATCGCAACCTCATCAGCATTAAAGAAATCATCTACAATACTGTATTTTCTCTCTAGAATATCCTGGATAATTCGCTCATAAAGCGGATTCTCCTGAAATTCAATTTGTTCAAAAAGTTCCTGATCGGTTGAAAGCATCATTTCAAAAATTTCGCAAATATACTTTAGATATTAAATTGAAAACTGTTAAAATTAAGCCTCAAAAAATCATTTATCTTTGTAACAAAATATGCTAAAATGAGCAACATTAGAATTACCAAACAATTTTCATTTGAGACCGGGCACGCCCTTTATGGCTACGATGGGAAATGTCGAAATGTACATGGTCATAGTTACAAACTGAGCGTAACTGTTGTTGGAGAACCTATTAGTGATAACGAAAATGTGAAATTTGGAATGGTAATAGATTTCGGAGACCTCAAAAAAATCGTAAAGTCTGAGATCGTAGATCAGTTTGATCATGCTACAGTTTTCAATAAGAATACCCCACATCTGGAACTTGCCAACGAATTGAAAGATCGCGGGCATCACGTGATCCTGGTAGAATACCAGCCTACAAGTGAAAATATGGTAATAGATTTCGCTAAGAAAATAAAGAAACATCTTCCAGGACATATTAGTTTACACTCCCTGAAACTTCAGGAAACTGAAACTTCGTTTGCAGAGTGGTATGCTAGTGATAATATTTAGGGCGCAACCCTTACGGGTCGGGCTATCCGCTTTTAGTCCCGATCGCTAAAATGCTATCGGGAGCTAACCGCTTCTATCCCTTGCGCGAATTCTATATTTCTAATTATAAGTGTCATTTCGAAAAAGCTTAGCAAAGGAGACATCGCTGGATTAGTTCAAACTTCCATGAGATCTTTCCCGTTGGTCGAGATGACAGATTAATAGAGCTATGCTGGAATCACATCTAACTGAAACAAGTTCAGGATGAATAAATTTCATAAACAAAATTGTTCAACCAAGACTGTGATTTCGACCAGAGGGAGAAATCTCCTATCTTTACCCCCGAATTAAGTATTTATGAATATCCCTCAAGGCAAAAAAGTATATTTTTCCAGCGATAATCATCTTGGCGCTCCCACTATGGAAGAAAGCCGAAAGCGAGAAGCTGTTTTTGTAAAATGGCTGGATGAGATTAAAGAGGATGCTGCCGCAATATTTCTCCTGGGTGATCTGTTCGATTTCTGGTTTGAATATAAACATGTGGTTCCAAAAGGATTTGTGCGTACCCTTGGAAAGCTTGCTGAAATTAAAGACAGTGGTATCCCCATCTATTTTTTTGTGGGAAATCACGACCTGTGGATGAACGATTATTTTGAAAGTGAATTAAACATTCCGGTATATCATCGTCCAAAAGAATTTGAATTCAATAATAAAACTTTTTTGGTAGGACATGGGGATGGCCTTGGTCCAGGCGACAAAGGCTATAAAAGAATGAAAAAAGTCTTTACCAATCCGCTTTCTAAATGGCTTTATAGATGGCTACATCCAGATTTAGGAGTGCCTTTAGCGCAGTATTTCTCCGTAAAGAACAAAATGATCTCGGGAGATGAAGATCAGACTTTTCTTGGCGAGGACGAAGAATGGCTCATTCAGTATTGCAGAAGAAAACTGGAAACCAAACACTATGATTATTTCCTATTTGGCCATCGACATTTGCCTTTAGAAATAGACCTCAACGGAAAATCTACCTACATCAATACCGGAGATTGGATAAGCCATTACACCTACGCGGTTTTTGATGGGGAATTATTAGAGTTGAAAAAACTCGATTCTTAAATACTTTCTCGTATATCCTTTAATTTCAACTGAATTTTAGTATTCCCGTTCCAGGTATTTTCATCCAGGCTATATACCGCATCAAATTTTTTACCTTCTTTTATTAAATCCAACTTTTCTCCCAGGTTAAAACCTATTACATCAAAACTTGCTTTGGAATCTTCCTGTTTTACCTGGCATTTCAAATGGGTCTTATCTTCACCCACACATTTCCCAAAACCTGTATCTGTCAATCCTTTACTCAAAAAGACCGGTGACATATTCCCGGGACCAAAAGGTGCAAACTGTTTCAAAATTCGGTAAAACTTAGCCGTAATATCTTTTAGATCCAATTCTGCATCTATACTTATTTCTGGAGTTAATAGGTTTTTGTCTATACTTCCCGAGACCACTTCCTCAAATTTTTGCTTGAAATTCAGATAATCAGATTCCAAAAGGGTAAGTCCGGCTGCATATTTATGTCCGCCAAATTGCTCAATATATTCTTTACAGCTTTCCAAAGCTTCATACACATCAAAACCTTTAACCGACCTTGCTGAAGCTGCAAGCCTGTCGCCACTCTTGGTAAATACCAGGGTTGGCCTGTACCAGGTTTCGGTTAGCCTGGAAGCAACGATTCCTATGACTCCTTTATGCCAGTTTTCATTATAAACTACAGTGGTAAATCGGTTTTCTTCCTTTTGAGTTATGACTTGCTGTTTAGCTTCTTCGGTAATACTTTTATCGGCACTTCGCCTATCTGTATTATAGGTTTCAATTTCTTCAGCGTAATTTCCGGAAATAGTTTCATTCTCTTCCGTTAGCAGATTAACCGCATGTAAACCATGTTTCATTCTCCCCGCGGCATTTATACGTGGTGCCACGATAAAAACCACATCAGTAATACTCACATTTTTTCGATCTCCTAATAGGCTTCTGATACCCTTTCGCGGTGCTACATTAATCACATGCAAACCGTGATAAGCCAGAATCCTGTTTTCCCCGGTGATGGGAACAATATCAGCTCCTATCGCTGTGGCAACTAAATCGAGATATGGCAATAAAGTTTCCTCTGGCTCCTTGTTTTTTTGAGTGATCGCCTGGATAAGCTTAAAACCAACTCCGCATCCACATAGCTCATCATAAGGATAGTTACAATCCTCACGTTTTGGATCTAAAACTGCAACGGCATCGGGAATTTCATTCCCCGGGCGATGGTGATCACAAATCACAAAATCAATCCCTTTATTTTTTGCGTAGGCTACTTTTTCAATAGCTTTAATTCCACAATCCAACGCGATAATCAGGCTTACCTCATTATCTTCGGCATAGTCTATTCCTTGATAAGAAACCCCATATCCTTCCTCATAACGATCTGGAATATAAGTGGTCGCATTAGGATAACGGAATTTCAAAAATGAAGACATTAATGCAACACTGGTAGTTCCATCTACATCATAATCTCCATAGACCATGATGTTCTCTCCGTTTTCTATAGCCCGTTCAATACGTTCTACAGCCTTATCCATGTCTTTCATTAGAAATGGATCATAAAGATCTTTAAGATCAGGTCGGAAAAATTTCTTTGCCTCCGCAAAAGACGTGATTCCTCGTTGCACCAGGAGTTTAGCGACTGGTATCCCAATCCCCAACTTCTCTGCTAAAGAATTTACAGTCATAGAATCGGGTTTGGGTTTTAAGGTCCAGCGCATAATTTTTAGAAATTGAAAGAATATCGAAATTAGTAAAAAACAAGGTATACGAAATAAATACTTAGCCTAATATTTCAGTAATTTTATTCTGAAGTTTGGGTACCACTTCAGCTTCAAACCAGGGGTTTTTCATCCGCCAGAATCGGTTTACAGGCGACGGATGCGGAATTGTCCAGAATTCAGGTAAATACTCTTTATAATTCTGAACCTTTTGAGTAAGATTTTCCTTTTTACCCAGGTAGTAATTTGCGGCATAAGAGCCAATAATAATTTTCAGCTGAACATTTTTCATTTCTTTCCACACCGATTCATGCCATAAAGGAGCACATTCTTTTCGGGGAGGCAAATCACCGGTTTTAGCTTTTCCGGGATAGCAAAAACCCATCGGGAGAATAGCAAAGTTATCTACCTTATAAAAAGTATCTTTATCTACTCCCAGCCATTCCCTTAGCTTTTTACCACTTTGATCGTTCCAGGCAATTCCAGATTCATGAACAATTCTTCCGGGCGCCTGACTAATCAATACAATTTTAGAATTCTTACTGGCCTCAATGATAGGCCTTGGTCCCAGCGGAAGATGATCTTTACAAACCTTGCAATCTCTTATGGTACACAGAAGATCTTCCAAAATATCAGGATTTCCCTTCTACTATTACAACAATTTCCCCTTTGGGAGGTTTATTGGTATAATGGGTAAGTACTTCTGTAACCGTACCTCGAATGGTCTCTTCATGTAATTTCGTAATCTCTCTGGAAACAGAAACTCGTCTATCCTCGCCAAAATATTCCGTAAAATGACCTAAGGTTTTGATCAGTTTATGAGGAGATTCGTAAAAGATCATGGTCCTGGTTTCTTCAGCAAGAATTTTTAATCTGGTTTGCCTGCCCTTTTTAACCGGGAGAAAGCCTTCGAAAACAAATTTATCGTTTGGTAATCCACTGTTGACCAAGGCTGGAACAAAAGCAGTGGCACCGGGTAAACAATCTACCTCAACTCCGGCTTCCACACAGGCTCTGGTTAAAAGAAATCCGGGATCTGAAATGGCGGGTGTACCGGCATCGCTTATAAGTGCAATCGTTTCTCCAGACTGGATTCGGGAAACTATTCCTTCAACCGTCTTATGCTCATTATGCATATGGTGGCTGTGCATCTGGGTTTGAATTTCGAAATGCTTCAGTAGTTTACCACTGTTTCGAGTATCTTCAGCTAAAATAAGATCGGCTTCCTTTAAAACTCTTATAGCTCTAAAAGTAATATCCTCCAGGTTTCCAATAGGCGTTGGAACCAGAAACAGTTTTCCCATAAATCAGTTTGAACTAATTGCTGAATTTATTCTCTATATGCGCCATAAAACGCTCTTCATATTCCACTTTTCCTTCCCAGTTGTTATAATCTGGTTTTACGACCTTATCAATAAATTTCCTGGCTTCTTCCAGGCTGGTGAAAGTGTTTAACTGGGAAAGTACCCGGTTATAATCGGCTGTATCTCCTCCAAAAAGATGTTTTATGTATGAAAGGCGTTGGTTAAGACCTATATTAATTCCTTTTTTGAGTCGGTCATTTAAAGATCTTGGCTTACTGGTTTTTTCTACGTGATTTACCGGCTCAAAATCTGGAAGATTATCATAATCTACCCCAATATTTCTAAAATCCCTTTTCTCCTGTCCTCTATCAGATGATCTTGATGGTTCTGGAGCAGCATTTATCTGACTCATCATAGAATCTATCTTTTCAGTTTCCGGAGGCATTTGTGCAACGATATCTTTAATTTTTTCAGTATTTGGTTCTGTTATGGCGTCAGAATCTTCATTATATTCAGTTCCGTCCGGATAAAACTCGTCATAAGAAACTTTATTAGCTTTTTTCTGAACAGGCTTTTCAGCTACTTTCTCACTTTTATCTTCTTCAAGATGCTTTTCCGTGAAAGCCAATACCGTAAGTTTTTCGTAAAGATCCTTTGCTTTTTCCTTCAATCCATTCGCATCCAATTTGCCTTTATTCTGAATGATATTTTCAGCAATTCGAATGAGATCAGTCTCAATTTTCTTTTTCATCTGTTTATTTTTATTTGTTTTTTATCGGTCAGATGCGATTCGCAAATAATCATTTTAGCTGGCAGTTAAATTTCGTTATGGTTCATTTCATAACTTTAAAGATTCGCCCTTTAACCGGGTTGTATTTTTAATAAATTTGTTCCACCTTTATGCGAAAGAGGTATTTCCCCGTTTCGATTTGAAAAATACAAAATGTTTCTCGAAAATACAGTAAATCACGAAGAGCAATTTGGCTGGATTGAGGTAATTTGCGGCTCAATGTTTTCCGGAAAAACGGAAGAACTCATCCGTAGGCTCAAACGTGCGAAATTCGCTAAACAGAACGTAGAGATCTTTAAACCTGCCATAGACACTCGTTATGACGAAGAAATGGTGGTATCGCATGATTCTAATGAGATACGATCAACACCCGTGCCATCTGCTTCTAATATTCGTCTTTTAGCTGATGGATGCGATGTGGTAGGAATTGATGAAGCCCAGTTTTTTGATGACGAGATCGTCACTGTTTGTAATGATCTGGCAAATAGAGGCGTTCGTGTAATTGTAGCAGGCCTGGATATGGATTTTAAAGGAAACCCTTTTGGTCCAATGCCTAATTTAATGGC
Protein-coding regions in this window:
- a CDS encoding 2OG-Fe(II) oxygenase, translated to MLSTDQELFEQIEFQENPLYERIIQDILERKYSIVDDFFNADEVAILRKQLINKYEEDNFKKAAIGNRTSEVIEKSIRGDFILWINEAEAGEAEKTYFNKINSLVEYLNRTCFMGILTKEFHYAVYPEGTFYKRHLDTFQNDGRRKLSMVCYLNTEDWKPENGGELAIYTQENGQEKQLNIYPFPGRVVIFESQELEHEVKPVKVPRLSITGWLKTR
- a CDS encoding 6-carboxytetrahydropterin synthase; the encoded protein is MSNIRITKQFSFETGHALYGYDGKCRNVHGHSYKLSVTVVGEPISDNENVKFGMVIDFGDLKKIVKSEIVDQFDHATVFNKNTPHLELANELKDRGHHVILVEYQPTSENMVIDFAKKIKKHLPGHISLHSLKLQETETSFAEWYASDNI
- a CDS encoding UDP-2,3-diacylglucosamine diphosphatase, yielding MNIPQGKKVYFSSDNHLGAPTMEESRKREAVFVKWLDEIKEDAAAIFLLGDLFDFWFEYKHVVPKGFVRTLGKLAEIKDSGIPIYFFVGNHDLWMNDYFESELNIPVYHRPKEFEFNNKTFLVGHGDGLGPGDKGYKRMKKVFTNPLSKWLYRWLHPDLGVPLAQYFSVKNKMISGDEDQTFLGEDEEWLIQYCRRKLETKHYDYFLFGHRHLPLEIDLNGKSTYINTGDWISHYTYAVFDGELLELKKLDS
- the recJ gene encoding single-stranded-DNA-specific exonuclease RecJ, yielding MRWTLKPKPDSMTVNSLAEKLGIGIPVAKLLVQRGITSFAEAKKFFRPDLKDLYDPFLMKDMDKAVERIERAIENGENIMVYGDYDVDGTTSVALMSSFLKFRYPNATTYIPDRYEEGYGVSYQGIDYAEDNEVSLIIALDCGIKAIEKVAYAKNKGIDFVICDHHRPGNEIPDAVAVLDPKREDCNYPYDELCGCGVGFKLIQAITQKNKEPEETLLPYLDLVATAIGADIVPITGENRILAYHGLHVINVAPRKGIRSLLGDRKNVSITDVVFIVAPRINAAGRMKHGLHAVNLLTEENETISGNYAEEIETYNTDRRSADKSITEEAKQQVITQKEENRFTTVVYNENWHKGVIGIVASRLTETWYRPTLVFTKSGDRLAASARSVKGFDVYEALESCKEYIEQFGGHKYAAGLTLLESDYLNFKQKFEEVVSGSIDKNLLTPEISIDAELDLKDITAKFYRILKQFAPFGPGNMSPVFLSKGLTDTGFGKCVGEDKTHLKCQVKQEDSKASFDVIGFNLGEKLDLIKEGKKFDAVYSLDENTWNGNTKIQLKLKDIRESI
- a CDS encoding uracil-DNA glycosylase family protein; translation: MEDLLCTIRDCKVCKDHLPLGPRPIIEASKNSKIVLISQAPGRIVHESGIAWNDQSGKKLREWLGVDKDTFYKVDNFAILPMGFCYPGKAKTGDLPPRKECAPLWHESVWKEMKNVQLKIIIGSYAANYYLGKKENLTQKVQNYKEYLPEFWTIPHPSPVNRFWRMKNPWFEAEVVPKLQNKITEILG
- the rsmI gene encoding 16S rRNA (cytidine(1402)-2'-O)-methyltransferase, producing the protein MGKLFLVPTPIGNLEDITFRAIRVLKEADLILAEDTRNSGKLLKHFEIQTQMHSHHMHNEHKTVEGIVSRIQSGETIALISDAGTPAISDPGFLLTRACVEAGVEVDCLPGATAFVPALVNSGLPNDKFVFEGFLPVKKGRQTRLKILAEETRTMIFYESPHKLIKTLGHFTEYFGEDRRVSVSREITKLHEETIRGTVTEVLTHYTNKPPKGEIVVIVEGKS
- a CDS encoding thymidine kinase; translated protein: MFLENTVNHEEQFGWIEVICGSMFSGKTEELIRRLKRAKFAKQNVEIFKPAIDTRYDEEMVVSHDSNEIRSTPVPSASNIRLLADGCDVVGIDEAQFFDDEIVTVCNDLANRGVRVIVAGLDMDFKGNPFGPMPNLMATAEYVTKVHAVCTRTGNLAQFSYRKAINDDLVFLGENEEYEPLSRAAYYKAMLRERLKKLEVKDAEELNQKPKEENA